GGCACCGCTGCAGGACATGATCATCTACGCCTGGCGCGGTGACGAGTGAGCATTACGCGCTGCGCATGCGTGACCCGATACGCGTATTAATCGCATCGCGCAGACTTCGGACCGCATATTGCAGCCAAAAGGCCCGAAAGTTTTCACAAGATGCAAACTTTTGGCCGGAAGTTTTCACGCTATGAAAACTCGGGGGCGTAGGGTGAGGGCATAACCTCATTGGAGACCCCGCACCATGGCCGCATTCACCGGATTCCCGACCATCATGACCGCCACCAGCGTGGCGCGCTCGCTTGGATTCACTGGCGATGAACTCGCCCGCCTGCCGCTTCGTGGGCGCGACATCGATGTGGACGCGCTCGATCTGCAGGGCGCCCGCCTGGCGCTGCCTGTTCGCCTGAACGCCCACACGCCGCAGGGCTACGACCTCGCCGCCGCCAAGGAGGCAAAAACCGGCTTGATGACCTCGTTCGAGAGCCTGGCGAAGACGCTGCGCGGGGTTGACCAGGCGGTGCGCGCGGTCGGCGTGGATTCTCGATTCAGCGACACCGGCCGCGCCGAACGCCGCGCGGGTTTCTTCGCAGACTGGGAGCGGTCCGCGCGCTGGGCGATGAAGCCGCTACGGGAGAATCTGCGGGCGATCGAGAAGGAATTGACGATTTACACCACGCCCGGCCCGATGGCGAAAGACAATCTTGCGGGCGCGGTGCTTGATGGCGAATATCGTGCCGTCGTGCGCGGTCTGTTCGCGGGCGAGCTTGCCGACACCACGCAACGCGCGCGGCACCTTCAGTTCCTGCAGTTCGAGAACCCCGAGCATCCCGCCGTGAATGCCGTCCTGCGCGCTGATGGCATCGCATCGGGCATCAGTGCGGAGCATCACAAGCGACTGCGCGTGGGTCATGCCGTGCTCAACTACCCCGAGGCCCTGCGCTCGATCTGGGCCGCCGCCGACATGGCGGACGCAGTGCATTACATGCTCGATCGCGGCACCGAACGCGCCGCCGAGCTGGCCGGCGCGCTGAACTCGCCCGCACACCGTGAACTGCGCGCGGAAATCGACTTCCCGGCGCGTGCTCGCATCGGTGAGCTTCTGGAGCTGGTCGCGCATGACGCCCTGCTGATCAAGGCGTATGAGGGCGATCGCATGCCGGTCGCCGAGCGCGTGACGGCGAGCTGATCGGGGCTTTCGCATGGCCCGCAAAGCGCCGGAAAACCTCCCGGAAGTGATTGACGCTGCGCCGGTAGTCGCAGGGCCGGGGGGCTTCAAGCGCCGCCCCGCCCTGGGCACTGCGCGCGGCATCCGGCGCGAGCTGGCCGCGGTCTATCTCGAACTGCGCCGCGGGGCGATCGATCTGGAGACCGCGAAGGCGTCCGGCTTCCTGCTGCGCACGCTGCTGGAGGCGGTCCGCACTGACGAAATCGAGCGCCGTATCGACGCGCTCGAAAACAAGGAGTAACCCCGATGGCCGATCTGCAGAAAACGGTCTCGATCATCTTCACTGGTGACAACCAGACCGGCGCAGCCCTGCGCGGCATCGAGTCCGGCCTGGACGGAGTTGAATCGAACGCCAAGGGCGCCGCCGCGGGCGTGGATCAACTCGACAACGAGCTCGACAGCATCGGCGGGCGTGGCGCCGGCCTCGCGTCGGTGGCGAGCGCAATGCAGGCCCTGGCCGCGTCCATCGTCGTGGCTGAGTTCATCGAAGCGAACACGCAAGCGCAGAAGTTCGAGCTTGCCATGACGCAACTGAAGGGCACTTCAGCCGAGGCCGCCAAGGAGTTCCAGTACATCAGCAACGTGGCGAACGTGCTCGGCTTGAACCTCTTCGAAGCCGCGGACGCCTATGTGAGCCTGACCGCTGCAACGAAGGGCACCGCCCTGGAGGGCCAAGCGACCCGCGACATCTTCGAGTCGGTCGCCAAGGCAATGAGCACGCTCGGACGTTCGAGCGCGGAAACCGAAGGCGCATTGCTTGCCGTGTCGCAGATGGTGAGCAAAGGCACCGTGAGCTTGGAAGAACTGCGCGGGCAACTTGGCGAACGCCTGCCGGGCGCGTTCCAGATCGCCGCGAATTCGATGGGCCTCACAACGCAGGAACTCGACAAGCTGGTTTCCAGTGGAAGCCTCACGGCTAATGAGTTCCTGCCGAAGTTCGCCGCAGCACTGCGTGAGACCTTCGGAGAGACCGAGTATGTCGACGGCTACACCGCGGCATGGAACCGGCTGCAGAACACGATGGATGAAGCGTTCATCGTCCTGGGCAAAGCCGGCCTCTTCGATGCGATCACCAAGGGCGTGCAGGCCGCGACTGCTTCGATTACGGGGCTGATCGGGCTGTTTCAGGTGCTCGACGCCGCGACCACGGCCGTTTCGAAGGCCCTGGCGACTGGCGACTTTTCCGGCATCGGCCCGGCGATCGATGCCGCGATGGCGACGGCCGCCGAATCGACAGCGCGCGCAACCGCTGCCCTGACTGGTGCCGACCAGGCCGCCGTCGACCTGAAGTACAGCGGGGAGCAAGCCGGCGAGGCGGTCGCAGAGGGCATGGAGAAAGGCGCGCTGTCCGCCGACGAACTCGCCAAGGCATCGAAGGAAGTCGACCGCGCGCTGAAGGAACTCGGGATCGATCCGAAATCCTTCGTTGATCCGATCGAAACCGTGATGAACGCCTTCGAGAGCCTTGCGAGCAATCCGGCCGTATCGGGCGAACAGTTCCTGTCCGGCCTGCTTGTGACCCTGGACAAGATCAAGGACGGCGGGCAACTCGCCGCGGTGCTTTCCCTGACCGACAAGGCGTTTCAGGACGGCCGCATCAGCGCGGACCAGTACGCGGCCGCAATCGGCGCCCTCGAAGCCAAGGAGACCGGCACCTGGGAAGCGATGCAGCGCACGACAGCGCAATCGAAGGAGCAGGCCGCCGCGCTCGACAAGTCCGCCAAGGAGGCGGACAAGGCCAAGGAGGCTGCCGAGCGGATGCGCCTGGAGCTCGAGAAGCTGGCCTCGAATGAGCGAATCGCACTCATTGAGGCGAACGTGCAAATCAACGTCGCGCAGATCGAAGCCGACGCGCAGAAGACCATCGCCGCCTTCGAGAGCATCAGCAACGCAATCGACTCGACCGGGACCACGCTCGGGACCCTCTTCGGCTTGATGGGCAATGACAAGCTGAGTTTCCGCGAAATGTTCAAGCTGGAAGCCGAGGCCGCCAAGGAATCGAAGCGCCGGGATGAAGCCCTGAAGCTGCAGAAGGACCTGACCGAAGCGCAAATCAAGGTGATGGAGGCCCAAGTCGACGCGATGGAGAAGGGTGACGGACTCATCAAGATCGACGGGGCGGGACTGCAGCCCCATTTGGAGGCGTTCATGTGGGAGATTTTGAAGAGCATCCAAGTCCGGGTGAATGCGGACGGCCTGAAGATGCTGCTTGGGGTGTGACCATGAATATCAACGACCTCGACCGCGCCGACCAACTCGCGCGCGAGTGCATCGAACGCGCACAAGGCGCCGGCCCGCTGCTGGCGATGATGCGCGAAGCCTGGCCGGAATTGATGGAGCGAATCCTTACCGACTTCAAGGACTACAGCCCCGAGCTGCGCCGCGATACCACGGCCGCCCTGATGCGCTGCGCCAAGGGCGAAGACCCGAGGGAGGTTTTCGGGGCGCTGGTGGAGACCTGGAAGGCGAAGGAGGAAGCCGCGCACCAGGCCGCCGCACTCGCCATGCGAGAAGAGGCGTTCAGGGCTCGCCAAGCTGCCCTGAAGGGGGCGCAATGAGCGCGACCATGAAACGCCGGCTCGCCAAGCTGGAGAGCCGATTGCAGCCCGCCCGCTGCGCTGTGCCTGCGGTGTGCTGGTGCTTTCGTGACGAGGCCGGCGAGCTGCGCCGCTACGACAATGGCGAGCCGGCGCAAGGTCTCGGCGCGGTGGAAGTGCGTGAGCTGCCCCTAAACGAGTTCCGCGCGATCTGCGCCGACCTGGAGGCAAGAATATGACCGCCACCATGAAACGCCGCCTGCAACGCCTGGAGGCTCGCGCACGGCCCGCGCATTCCTCGCGCGTGGTCCGCATCTTCCAAGGCCACTACAACGAGGCCGGCGAGCTGGTGAAGGACGCGCAAACGACCAGCCACCCCGACGGCCCGGAAACCTTCGACATCATCATCACCGCGCCGCGCATCGACCCGGCAACCGGCCGCGCCATTCGTGACGAGGTATCGCAATGAGTCCGCAACACGCCCGCACTGCGATCACAGAGCGCGGTCTGCGCCTGGAACCCTTCGGCGGCACGGCACACCGCGTCCACGGGCGGGGCGTGGATGTGCTGGTGAGCGACCTTCGATGGTTGAAGGAGTCCGATCTGCGGCCGATCCCGGCGCAAGGACCGGGCGCCGCAAGTTTTCTCGAAATCAAGCTGAGCTATCAGCGATGACCGCGCCCCTTTGCTGCGTTTGCCGCCTGCCGATGGCCGCACGACCAGGCGGGGCGCTGGCGCACCACGTCGACGGGGCGCCCTTCGCCGCCTGCCTGTGCGTGGCGTGCATGCGCCGATACCAGGGCATCCCCGCAAGCGCACGCCGCCGCATGCTCGATCTGGCCGCGCGCAACATCGGCCGCAACCCCTCGCGCTACGCGGTGCGCGCCTGCGCCGATGTGGCAGAGGCACGAATGCTTGTGGGGCTGGTGGGCGAGGCCGGGACCGCTACCGAGGCGATGCGGATGATCCTTGAGGCCGCGTAACCCCTCAAAATCTGGCTACACGGTGGCTACACGACCCCGGAAAGCAAAACGCCAACCCCGTAGGATTGGCGTAAGTGCTTGAAATCTCTTGGAGCGGGTGAAGGGAATCGAACCCTCGTCATCAGCTTGGGAAGCTGAGGTAATAGCCATTATACGACACCCGCATAAATCGACCGGCGCCCGGGGCGCAATCGAAATAGCCCGCGAATTGTAGCCTCAGCGCCGAGCCGCTTCAACTCGGAAGGATGCGGACGGATGCAGGCGGGCGGTGGCGCGCCTCAGGTGGTGAGCCGCTCGACAGCCTCGCGGATGCGTGCCGGCTCATCCATCTTGAGGATGCGCTGCACCTTGGGCGCCAGGTCGCCGAGGTCGGCGCGCAGCACCTGCTGCTTGATCTCGAGGATGTTGCCCGGGTGCATCGAGAAGTTGCGCAGCCCCATGCCGAGCAGCAGCTCGGTGTACAGCGTGTCGCCCGCCATCTCGCCACACACCGACACCGGCAGGCCGTAGCGCGCGCCGGTGGCGATGGTGCCGGCGATGAGCTTGAGCACGGCGGGGTGGAGCGGGTCGTACAGGTGCACCACGGCTTCGTCCGAGCGGTCGATCGCCAGCGTGTACTGGATGAGATCGTTGGTGCCGATCGACAGGAAGGCGAGGCGGCGGATGAACATGCCGAGCGACAACGCGGCGGCGGGGATCTCGATCATGCCGCCGATCTGCACGCCCTCGTCGAACTTCACCTTCTCGGCGCGCAGTTCCGCCTTCGCCTTCTCCACCAGGGCGAGGCACTGGTCGATCTCCTGTGCGTGCGCCAGCATCGGGATCATGATCTGCAGCTTGCCGTGC
This region of Thauera sp. JM12B12 genomic DNA includes:
- a CDS encoding tape measure protein, which gives rise to MADLQKTVSIIFTGDNQTGAALRGIESGLDGVESNAKGAAAGVDQLDNELDSIGGRGAGLASVASAMQALAASIVVAEFIEANTQAQKFELAMTQLKGTSAEAAKEFQYISNVANVLGLNLFEAADAYVSLTAATKGTALEGQATRDIFESVAKAMSTLGRSSAETEGALLAVSQMVSKGTVSLEELRGQLGERLPGAFQIAANSMGLTTQELDKLVSSGSLTANEFLPKFAAALRETFGETEYVDGYTAAWNRLQNTMDEAFIVLGKAGLFDAITKGVQAATASITGLIGLFQVLDAATTAVSKALATGDFSGIGPAIDAAMATAAESTARATAALTGADQAAVDLKYSGEQAGEAVAEGMEKGALSADELAKASKEVDRALKELGIDPKSFVDPIETVMNAFESLASNPAVSGEQFLSGLLVTLDKIKDGGQLAAVLSLTDKAFQDGRISADQYAAAIGALEAKETGTWEAMQRTTAQSKEQAAALDKSAKEADKAKEAAERMRLELEKLASNERIALIEANVQINVAQIEADAQKTIAAFESISNAIDSTGTTLGTLFGLMGNDKLSFREMFKLEAEAAKESKRRDEALKLQKDLTEAQIKVMEAQVDAMEKGDGLIKIDGAGLQPHLEAFMWEILKSIQVRVNADGLKMLLGV